A DNA window from Rhizobium sp. NXC14 contains the following coding sequences:
- a CDS encoding CerR family C-terminal domain-containing protein, with protein MTQNSDTPNPPASARAEIARQKMLTAALDVFGRYGFDGASTRQLTEAAGVNLQAIPYYFGSKEGLYIATAEYLMMRIDAHVSGMRARIGAHLVALDAAGEPLGEADARLFLTEVLQTMVTLFVAKESEPWARFLIREQMEPTEAFKRVYRGIMRPMIEMGRRLVGAILGEDPASEHVRLRTFNLVGSILIFRFAHASVLAQMEWDAFGPEQVEILRGLAAELVDVIGPPKRGAA; from the coding sequence ATGACCCAGAACAGTGACACTCCAAATCCCCCGGCCTCCGCCCGCGCCGAGATCGCGCGCCAGAAGATGCTGACCGCTGCTCTCGATGTCTTCGGGCGCTACGGTTTCGATGGCGCCTCGACGCGCCAGCTGACTGAAGCCGCCGGCGTCAACCTGCAGGCGATCCCCTATTATTTCGGCAGCAAGGAAGGCCTCTACATCGCCACCGCCGAATATCTGATGATGAGGATCGATGCGCATGTCAGCGGCATGAGGGCGCGCATCGGAGCGCATCTGGTGGCGCTCGACGCGGCCGGCGAGCCGCTCGGCGAAGCCGACGCCCGCCTTTTCCTGACTGAAGTTCTCCAGACCATGGTGACGCTCTTCGTCGCCAAGGAATCGGAACCCTGGGCCCGATTCCTCATCCGCGAGCAGATGGAGCCGACGGAAGCTTTCAAGCGGGTCTATCGAGGCATCATGAGGCCGATGATCGAAATGGGTCGGCGCCTGGTCGGCGCCATTCTCGGCGAGGATCCTGCGTCCGAACATGTGCGTCTGCGCACTTTCAACCTCGTCGGCAGCATCCTCATCTTCCGCTTCGCCCATGCCTCCGTACTCGCGCAGATGGAATGGGACGCCTTCGGCCCGGAACAGGTGGAAATCCTGCGCGGCCTTGCTGCCGAACTGGTCGATGTCATCGGCCCGCCGAAAAGAGGCGCAGCATGA
- a CDS encoding endonuclease/exonuclease/phosphatase family protein, which yields MRNIIYWILSAFLTLAIAIVSLRYLTNFWLLSFVYSFQIHLGLAFAAASLVILAVRRHAYGFVLLLASLLLTAHGVIMLCEFAEDDRGTGTAPLFRLMSFNVAIDNWKNSTAIADMVIASNADVVNLLEAKPLTFHLQRLFKVYPYHIGCDNGKDSCDTLVLSKRPFVTRQVASIGSLRKDRLVAASVDFGGQTVNLVSAHLTKPYFDDYQIEELDDLSKALDAISGPLVLSGDFNSSSIAPSIQALLRKQKLKTMAPEPATWPIAAGRFGIAIDHIFARAPLHLTSLKRLDDNLGSNHSGLIAEFVVDKSGETALAR from the coding sequence ATGAGAAACATAATTTATTGGATTCTCTCAGCGTTTCTGACCCTGGCGATCGCGATCGTGTCGCTGCGCTATCTCACGAACTTCTGGCTGCTGTCCTTCGTCTACAGCTTCCAGATCCATCTCGGCCTCGCATTCGCCGCCGCCAGCCTCGTCATCCTGGCCGTCAGAAGACATGCTTACGGCTTTGTCCTTCTGCTCGCCTCGCTGCTTCTCACGGCGCACGGCGTTATCATGCTATGTGAATTTGCGGAGGACGACAGGGGAACGGGAACGGCGCCGCTTTTCCGTCTGATGTCGTTCAACGTTGCGATTGATAACTGGAAAAATTCGACCGCCATCGCGGATATGGTGATCGCTTCGAACGCCGATGTCGTCAATCTGCTCGAAGCCAAGCCGCTGACGTTCCATCTGCAGCGATTGTTCAAGGTCTATCCGTATCATATCGGCTGCGACAACGGCAAAGACAGCTGCGATACGCTGGTGCTGTCCAAACGCCCGTTCGTGACCCGCCAGGTCGCGAGCATCGGCAGCTTGCGGAAAGACAGGCTGGTCGCAGCGAGCGTGGATTTCGGCGGGCAAACCGTCAATCTCGTATCGGCCCATCTAACCAAACCCTATTTCGACGATTACCAGATAGAAGAGTTGGACGATCTCAGCAAAGCGCTTGATGCGATCTCAGGTCCGCTGGTGCTGTCCGGCGATTTCAATTCGTCGTCGATCGCTCCCAGCATTCAGGCTCTCCTGCGCAAGCAGAAGCTGAAGACTATGGCGCCCGAACCGGCGACATGGCCGATCGCCGCCGGTCGGTTCGGTATCGCCATCGATCACATATTCGCGCGCGCGCCGCTTCATCTGACGTCGTTGAAGCGCCTCGACGATAATCTCGGCTCCAACCATTCAGGGCTGATCGCCGAATTCGTTGTCGATAAGAGCGGCGAGACGGCGCTGGCACGATAA
- a CDS encoding NAD-dependent epimerase/dehydratase family protein, which produces MRYFITGTAGFIGFHLARRLLQEGHEVTGFDGLTPYYNVKLKEMRHAALSQFPAFRPVISMLEDRPALEAAVSAAAPDILIHLAAQAGVRYSLENPEAYIHSNVEGSWNIMEIARRVEVRHLMLASTSSIYGANATVPFRETDRADEPLTIYAATKKSMELMAHSYAHLHKIPTTAFRFFTVYGPWGRPDMALFKFAKNMLDGQPIEIYGEGNMSRDFTYIDDLIEAIVRLSAIAPREENRLADASIETLSRQAPFRIVNIGGGQPVSLMDFVETVEKALGRPAIRKMLAMQKGDVPRTFAAPDLLVALTGYKPGTTLDVGVKAFVEWYLEVRRELDA; this is translated from the coding sequence ATGCGCTACTTCATTACAGGCACTGCCGGCTTTATCGGTTTCCACCTGGCCAGGCGCCTGCTGCAGGAAGGGCATGAGGTGACGGGCTTCGACGGCCTCACTCCTTATTACAATGTCAAGCTGAAAGAGATGCGTCACGCGGCACTCTCTCAGTTTCCGGCCTTCCGGCCTGTCATATCAATGCTTGAGGACCGGCCGGCACTGGAGGCGGCAGTCTCTGCGGCCGCGCCTGACATCCTGATCCATCTCGCCGCGCAAGCCGGAGTCCGCTACAGCCTGGAAAATCCCGAAGCCTATATACATTCGAACGTCGAAGGCTCCTGGAACATCATGGAAATCGCCCGACGGGTTGAAGTCCGCCATCTGATGCTGGCCTCGACATCATCGATCTATGGCGCCAACGCGACTGTCCCCTTCCGCGAAACCGACCGTGCCGACGAACCGCTGACCATCTATGCCGCGACGAAGAAATCGATGGAGCTGATGGCACACAGCTATGCCCATCTCCACAAGATTCCGACGACGGCCTTCCGTTTCTTCACCGTCTATGGTCCATGGGGCCGGCCCGATATGGCGCTGTTCAAATTCGCCAAGAACATGCTCGATGGCCAGCCGATCGAGATCTACGGCGAAGGCAATATGAGCCGTGACTTCACTTATATAGACGATCTCATCGAAGCGATCGTCAGGCTCTCGGCCATTGCGCCGCGCGAAGAGAATCGTTTGGCCGACGCGAGCATCGAAACGCTCTCGCGACAGGCGCCTTTCCGCATCGTAAATATCGGCGGCGGCCAGCCTGTCAGTCTGATGGATTTTGTCGAAACGGTGGAAAAGGCGCTCGGCCGTCCTGCCATCCGCAAGATGCTGGCCATGCAGAAGGGCGACGTGCCGCGCACCTTCGCCGCCCCTGATCTGCTCGTCGCGCTGACGGGCTACAAGCCCGGCACAACGCTCGATGTCGGCGTCAAAGCCTTCGTCGAATGGTATCTCGAGGTTCGTCGCGAACTAGACGCTTAA
- a CDS encoding ABC transporter permease, producing MGWTRLYALIVKELLAVLRDPKGRAILIGPPVVQLLVFSYAATLEVRNVDVMILNRDNGHWGQELIERIDGSPTFRNIGIAAEQAEVQVAIDNQTVIAAIEIGPDFSRNIEAGTPTDLQVVLDGRRSNASQIVAGYLSQIGAALAAETPAGKRAGASTVSFVPRNWFNPNLTYQWFMVPNLIASIALLIGLIVTALSIARERELGTFDQLMVSPLRLHEILIGKLIPPMMIGLFHITVYILAAVFLFEVPLRGSLFLLYGSAIFYLGSVAGLGLFISALSMTQQQAILGAFLFMVPAMLLSGFATPIENMPGWLQPITYVNPLRYFLVIVKGVFLKDIPLSEVVNQTIPLALIATVTLSAAAWLFRRRLE from the coding sequence ATGGGATGGACAAGGCTCTACGCCCTCATCGTCAAGGAATTGCTCGCCGTGCTGCGCGACCCCAAGGGACGCGCCATCTTGATCGGCCCGCCGGTCGTCCAGCTCCTCGTCTTCTCCTATGCGGCGACGCTCGAAGTGCGCAATGTGGACGTCATGATCCTCAACCGCGACAACGGCCATTGGGGCCAGGAGCTGATCGAGCGTATCGATGGCTCGCCGACCTTCCGCAATATCGGGATCGCCGCCGAACAGGCTGAGGTCCAGGTGGCGATAGACAATCAGACGGTCATCGCCGCGATCGAAATCGGCCCGGATTTCTCCCGCAATATCGAAGCGGGAACGCCGACCGACCTGCAGGTGGTGCTCGACGGCCGCCGCTCCAACGCCTCGCAGATCGTCGCGGGCTACCTCTCGCAGATCGGTGCGGCGCTTGCTGCCGAGACGCCGGCCGGCAAACGCGCCGGCGCCAGCACCGTCTCATTCGTGCCGCGCAACTGGTTTAACCCGAACCTCACCTATCAATGGTTCATGGTGCCGAACCTGATCGCCAGCATCGCGCTCCTGATCGGCCTGATCGTCACGGCACTGTCGATCGCCCGCGAGCGCGAGCTCGGCACCTTCGATCAGCTGATGGTCTCCCCGTTGCGCCTGCACGAGATCCTGATCGGCAAGCTGATCCCGCCGATGATGATCGGTCTCTTCCATATAACCGTCTATATCCTCGCAGCCGTCTTCCTCTTCGAGGTGCCGCTGCGCGGCTCGCTCTTCCTGCTTTACGGCAGCGCGATCTTCTATCTCGGTTCTGTGGCCGGCCTCGGTCTTTTCATCTCGGCGCTGTCGATGACGCAGCAGCAGGCGATCCTTGGCGCCTTCCTGTTCATGGTCCCGGCCATGCTGCTCTCGGGCTTCGCGACCCCGATCGAAAACATGCCGGGTTGGCTGCAGCCGATAACCTACGTCAATCCGCTGCGCTATTTCCTGGTGATCGTCAAAGGCGTATTCCTCAAGGATATCCCTTTGAGCGAGGTGGTGAACCAGACCATCCCACTGGCGCTGATCGCTACAGTGACGCTCAGCGCCGCTGCCTGGCTCTTCCGCCGGCGCCTGGAATAA
- a CDS encoding ABC transporter permease: protein MSISSRRLRRLAALVRKESFQAIRDPSSILIAFVLPLILLFLFGYGVSLDTTRTRIGLVTEEMTPLTQDLAASFRASRYFDVAISRDRRLFEEDLVIGKVRGIVVIPANFTTRYTAGNRPQVQVIVDGSDPNTANFVQNYAQGAVANWEQQRQADVASHSPAITVEQRFWFNPELTSRNFLVPGSIAIVMTLVGTLLTSLVVAREWERGTMEAMMATPVTAVELLAGKILPYFLLGLTSMTLCVLLAVFLFGVPFRGSVAGLYALSAAFLIPALGQGLLISTATKNQFLASQLALISAFLPAFLLSGFLFEINSMPRIIKWITFIVPARYLIPSLQTVFLAGDIWPMFGQAISVMLLIGGVMFVLAARSTRKRIG from the coding sequence ATGAGCATTTCCTCCCGCCGGCTCCGGCGTCTTGCAGCTCTGGTGCGCAAGGAAAGCTTCCAGGCGATCCGCGACCCGAGCAGCATCCTCATCGCCTTCGTACTGCCGCTGATCCTGCTCTTCCTCTTCGGCTACGGCGTCTCGCTCGATACAACGCGTACCCGCATAGGCCTCGTGACCGAGGAGATGACGCCGCTGACGCAGGACCTCGCGGCCAGCTTCCGGGCCTCGCGCTATTTCGACGTGGCGATCAGCCGTGACCGCCGCCTGTTCGAAGAAGATCTCGTGATCGGGAAGGTGCGCGGCATCGTCGTCATCCCGGCCAATTTCACCACCCGTTATACCGCCGGCAACCGCCCGCAGGTCCAGGTGATTGTCGACGGCTCCGATCCGAACACGGCGAACTTCGTCCAGAACTATGCGCAGGGCGCCGTTGCCAACTGGGAACAGCAGAGGCAGGCGGACGTCGCCTCCCACAGTCCCGCCATCACAGTCGAGCAGCGCTTCTGGTTCAATCCGGAGCTGACCAGCCGCAATTTCCTCGTGCCGGGCTCGATCGCCATCGTCATGACGCTGGTCGGCACGCTGCTGACCTCACTCGTCGTCGCCCGCGAATGGGAGCGCGGGACGATGGAAGCAATGATGGCGACCCCGGTGACGGCCGTCGAGCTGCTTGCCGGCAAGATCCTGCCTTATTTTCTGCTCGGCTTGACGTCGATGACGCTCTGCGTTCTGCTTGCGGTCTTTCTCTTCGGCGTGCCGTTCCGCGGCTCGGTCGCTGGCCTTTATGCCCTGTCGGCCGCCTTCCTGATCCCGGCGCTGGGGCAAGGCCTGTTGATCTCGACGGCAACCAAGAACCAGTTTCTCGCCTCGCAGCTGGCGCTGATCTCCGCCTTCCTGCCGGCCTTCCTGCTTTCGGGCTTCCTGTTCGAGATCAATTCCATGCCCAGGATCATCAAGTGGATCACCTTCATCGTGCCGGCCCGCTACTTGATCCCCAGCCTGCAGACGGTGTTTCTCGCTGGCGACATCTGGCCGATGTTCGGACAGGCAATCTCGGTCATGCTGCTGATCGGCGGCGTCATGTTCGTCCTGGCCGCACGCAGCACCAGAAAGAGGATCGGCTGA
- a CDS encoding DUF1236 domain-containing protein, producing the protein MYKIILVSGALALSSLATNALADGAVTGAAGGAITGAIVGGPVGAAVGGIAGGVAGAAIDPPPREVVTYVEQQPAPTSRVVVEQPIVVGKPLPADVVVTPVPDNPKYAYTVVNDRRVIVEPRTHRVVQVIE; encoded by the coding sequence ATGTACAAGATCATACTTGTCTCCGGCGCCCTTGCGCTGTCGTCGCTTGCCACCAACGCTCTGGCTGACGGAGCAGTCACCGGTGCAGCTGGTGGCGCTATCACCGGCGCGATCGTCGGTGGTCCTGTGGGTGCCGCAGTAGGCGGCATCGCCGGCGGTGTCGCCGGTGCCGCTATTGACCCGCCGCCGCGCGAGGTCGTCACCTATGTCGAGCAGCAGCCGGCCCCGACCTCCCGCGTGGTCGTTGAACAGCCGATCGTCGTCGGCAAGCCGCTTCCGGCGGATGTCGTCGTCACTCCGGTGCCCGACAACCCCAAATACGCCTATACGGTCGTCAACGATCGTCGTGTGATCGTTGAACCCCGCACCCATAGAGTCGTGCAGGTCATCGAATAA
- the hlyD gene encoding secretion protein HlyD, whose protein sequence is MKRILLLVILLLLAAGAAAWWYGLPERLGWLPEARREFVLYGNVDIRQVSLGFRVSGRLSELRVDEGDVVKSGTVLAKLDAAPYEFAVRSGEANAAALRATLDKLKAGPRSTEIAQARAAYDESLADLQNANLAYDRARQLRPQGTISEANLDQATAAKAMAAARSQSAIEALKLLQEGSRVEDIAAADAQLKAAEATLASARTSLADTELRAPNDGVILSRVRENGAIVSPADTVFVLSLTEPVWVRSYVAEPDLGRVHPGMKVSVTSDTQPDRPYEGTIGFISPVAEFTPKSVETPELRTDLVYRLRIVIDRPGPDLRQGMPVTVRLSAPPTGGQ, encoded by the coding sequence ATGAAACGCATCCTTCTCCTCGTGATTCTTCTCCTCCTTGCCGCAGGTGCCGCCGCCTGGTGGTACGGCCTGCCCGAAAGGCTCGGCTGGCTGCCCGAGGCGCGTCGCGAATTCGTCCTTTACGGCAATGTCGATATCCGTCAGGTCTCGCTCGGCTTCCGCGTCAGCGGCCGCCTCTCCGAACTGCGCGTCGACGAGGGCGATGTCGTCAAGAGCGGCACGGTCCTGGCGAAGCTCGACGCTGCGCCCTATGAATTCGCCGTCCGCTCCGGCGAGGCCAATGCCGCGGCTCTTCGCGCGACGCTCGACAAGCTGAAGGCTGGCCCGCGGTCGACCGAGATCGCTCAGGCGCGAGCTGCCTACGACGAAAGCCTGGCGGATCTGCAGAATGCCAATCTCGCTTACGACCGCGCCCGCCAGCTTCGCCCGCAGGGCACGATTTCCGAAGCGAACCTCGACCAGGCGACCGCCGCAAAGGCGATGGCCGCCGCCCGCTCGCAATCCGCCATCGAGGCGCTGAAGCTGCTGCAGGAAGGCTCGCGCGTCGAGGACATCGCCGCCGCCGACGCCCAGCTGAAGGCCGCCGAGGCCACCCTCGCCTCAGCTCGAACCTCGCTCGCAGATACCGAACTGCGCGCTCCGAACGACGGCGTCATCCTCTCGCGGGTGCGGGAGAATGGCGCGATCGTCTCGCCGGCCGATACCGTCTTCGTGCTCTCCCTGACAGAGCCGGTCTGGGTGCGCAGCTATGTCGCCGAACCCGATCTCGGCCGCGTCCACCCCGGCATGAAAGTATCCGTCACCTCCGATACCCAGCCGGATAGACCCTATGAAGGCACCATCGGCTTCATCTCGCCGGTCGCCGAATTCACGCCGAAGTCGGTGGAGACGCCTGAACTGAGGACCGATCTCGTCTATCGCCTGAGGATCGTCATCGACAGGCCCGGCCCCGACCTGCGGCAGGGGATGCCGGTCACCGTGCGGCTGTCCGCGCCGCCGACAGGCGGACAATGA
- a CDS encoding ATP-binding cassette domain-containing protein, with the protein MTAPEPGRDARPLVRIDGVTKRFGDAPAALNAVSGVIGGGAITGLVGPDGAGKTTLIRLMTGLMLPDAGTMEVLGFDTRKNAAGIQTAIGYMPQRFGLYEDLSVQENLDLYADLRGLPKSERTGAFDELLTFTDLKRFTGRLAGKLSGGMKQKLGLACALLKKPRLLLLDEPGVGVDPISRRDLWKMVENLTREGIGVVWSTAYLDEAEACDHVLLLNQGKLLFSGKPNEMTERVRDRVFRVSDVTGRHRQVLAELLQADGVIDGVIQGEAIRLVAASGKTPDIGKAGDGASLSPAPPRFEDAFVDMLGGGPRGRSRLAEAQEPLKAEGDRPVIEARGLTKRFGDFTAADDISFDIRRGEIFGLLGPNGAGKSTTFKMLCGLLKPTGGEGRVAGFDLRRDAAEARNQLGYMAQKFSLYGDLTVMQNLEFFAGVYGLRGQRRRERIELMADIFDFGRHARDAAKDLPLGLKQRLALACAVMHEPRALFLDEPTSGVDPITRREFWTHINGLVEKGVTVLVTTHFMDEAEYCDRISLIYRGRSIALGSPDELKARVATKDAPDPTMEDAFIALVQQSEAEDAA; encoded by the coding sequence ATGACTGCCCCAGAACCCGGTCGGGACGCCAGGCCGCTCGTTCGGATCGACGGCGTTACCAAACGCTTCGGCGATGCGCCTGCAGCCCTTAACGCCGTCTCCGGCGTCATCGGCGGCGGCGCGATCACCGGCCTCGTTGGTCCCGACGGCGCCGGCAAGACGACGCTGATCCGGCTGATGACCGGCCTGATGCTGCCCGACGCCGGAACGATGGAAGTGCTGGGCTTCGACACCAGAAAGAACGCCGCCGGCATTCAGACGGCGATCGGCTACATGCCGCAGCGCTTCGGTCTTTATGAGGATCTCTCGGTGCAGGAAAACCTCGACCTCTATGCCGATTTGCGCGGCCTGCCGAAGAGCGAACGCACCGGCGCCTTCGACGAGCTGCTGACCTTCACCGACCTTAAACGCTTCACCGGCAGGCTCGCTGGAAAGCTCTCCGGCGGCATGAAACAGAAGCTCGGCCTTGCCTGCGCGCTTCTGAAAAAGCCGCGCCTGCTGCTGCTCGACGAACCGGGCGTCGGCGTCGACCCGATCTCGCGCCGCGACCTCTGGAAGATGGTCGAGAACCTGACTAGGGAAGGCATAGGCGTGGTCTGGTCGACCGCCTATCTCGATGAGGCCGAAGCCTGCGACCACGTGCTGCTCTTGAACCAGGGAAAACTGCTCTTCTCGGGAAAACCGAATGAAATGACCGAGCGCGTCCGCGACCGCGTCTTCCGGGTCTCCGATGTCACCGGCCGCCATCGGCAGGTTCTCGCCGAACTCCTGCAGGCCGATGGCGTCATCGACGGGGTGATTCAGGGCGAGGCGATCCGCCTCGTCGCGGCCAGCGGCAAGACCCCCGATATCGGCAAGGCCGGCGACGGCGCATCGCTTTCCCCCGCCCCACCGCGTTTCGAGGACGCTTTCGTCGATATGCTCGGCGGCGGCCCCCGCGGCCGCTCCCGGCTTGCCGAAGCGCAAGAGCCGCTGAAAGCCGAGGGTGACCGGCCGGTGATCGAGGCCAGGGGCCTGACCAAGCGCTTCGGCGATTTCACCGCCGCTGACGACATCAGCTTCGATATCCGCCGCGGCGAGATCTTCGGCCTGCTCGGTCCGAACGGCGCCGGCAAGTCCACCACCTTCAAGATGCTCTGCGGCCTGTTGAAGCCGACCGGCGGCGAAGGCCGCGTCGCCGGTTTCGATCTCCGTCGCGATGCCGCCGAAGCACGCAACCAACTCGGCTATATGGCGCAGAAATTCTCTCTCTACGGCGATCTTACAGTCATGCAGAACCTGGAATTCTTCGCAGGCGTCTATGGCCTTCGCGGCCAGCGCAGGCGCGAGCGCATAGAGCTGATGGCCGACATTTTCGATTTCGGCCGCCATGCCCGCGACGCCGCCAAGGATCTGCCGCTCGGGCTCAAGCAACGCCTGGCACTTGCCTGCGCCGTCATGCACGAACCGCGCGCCCTCTTCCTCGATGAACCGACCTCCGGCGTCGATCCGATCACTCGCCGCGAGTTTTGGACGCATATCAATGGCCTGGTCGAAAAGGGTGTCACCGTGCTCGTCACCACCCATTTCATGGACGAGGCGGAATATTGCGACCGCATTTCGCTGATCTACCGCGGCCGTTCGATCGCGCTCGGTTCTCCCGATGAGTTGAAGGCACGTGTCGCGACAAAGGATGCGCCGGACCCGACGATGGAGGACGCCTTCATCGCGCTGGTGCAGCAATCGGAAGCGGAGGATGCAGCATGA